In one window of Zingiber officinale cultivar Zhangliang chromosome 11A, Zo_v1.1, whole genome shotgun sequence DNA:
- the LOC122031646 gene encoding gibberellin 2-beta-dioxygenase 3-like: MVVLSNPSLDQIPLIRPPKAAAASVSVVPVVDLSEPDNAAAQLVVRACQDFGLFKVTNHGISMELVRRLEAEAVSFFSLPPLEKQRSCSPDSFGGYGNKTIGANGDVGCLEYLLFAVTPNQRPFSSTLREYLSAIRKLAALVLELMAEGLAIEPRDALSKLATGEQSDGIFRLNHYPPCPLQLLHGFSLTGFGEHTDPQVISVLRSNNTSGLQISLKDGSWIPVAPDEESFFINVGDALQVLTNGRFRSVKHRVVANGVDTRVSMIYFFGPALGERIAPLPQVMGEEEQSRYREFTWEEYKKAAYRSRLSDNRLGLFEKETSDQTQRSLSHNLHV, encoded by the exons ATGGTCGTCTTGTCGAATCCCTCCCTGGATCAAATACCGCTCATTCGGCCTCCCAAGGCCGCCGCCGCGTCCGTCTCGGTCGTCCCCGTCGTCGACCTCTCCGAGCCCGACAATGCGGCGGCGCAGCTCGTCGTCAGGGCGTGTCAAGACTTCGGGCTATTCAAGGTCACCAACCACGGCATTTCTATGGAGCTCGTGCGGAGGCTCGAAGCAGAGGCTGTGAGTTTCTTCTCCCTGCCTCCCTTGGAAAAGCAGAGGTCATGCTCTCCCGATTCTTTTGGTGGCTACGGGAATAAAACCATCGGCGCTAATGGCGACGTCGGCTGTCTCGAATACCTCCTCTTCGCCGTCACTCCGAACCAACGCCCATTTAG CTCTACGTTGAGGGAGTACTTATCGGCTATCAGGAAGCTTGCTGCTTTGGTGCTGGAACTCATGGCCGAAGGGCTAGCGATCGAGCCGAGAGACGCCCTCAGTAAGCTAGCGACGGGAGAGCAGAGTGACGGGATCTTCAGACTGAACCATTACCCTCCCTGCCCGCTGCAACTCCTCCACGGCTTTAGCCTGACTGGCTTCGGAGAGCACACTGACCCGCAGGTCATATCTGTTCTGCGTTCAAACAACACCTCTGGCTTGCAGATTTCACTCAAGGACGGGAGCTGGATTCCAGTCGCTCCTGACGAGGAATCCTTCTTCATCAACGTCGGCGATGCCCTACAG GTTCTGACAAATGGGAGATTCCGGAGCGTGAAGCATAGGGTGGTAGCCAATGGGGTGGACACGAGGGTGTCCATGATCTATTTCTTTGGGCCAGCGCTGGGGGAGAGGATTGCACCATTGCCACAAGTGATGGGGGAGGAGGAGCAGAGCCGCTACAGGGAGTTCACATGGGAGGAGTACAAGAAGGCTGCCTACAGATCAAGGCTGAGTGACAACAGGCTTGGGCTGTTTGAGAAGGAGACTAGCGATCAGACTCAGAGGTCACTGTCTCATAACTTGCATGTGTGA